A single region of the Kocuria rosea genome encodes:
- a CDS encoding PH domain-containing protein: MSNPAIDPEGLAWTRVSPKHLSVVVLSTLLSTLFWLAALGWPAVLAATGVWSGAPLGLLLLPPAAVLAAGLLSVLLAPRRVRAIGYAERGEDLLVRRGLLYQRVTVIPYGRMQYVDVSVSPLQRSFGLATVKLHTAAVGSHAEIPGVEHAEASRLRERLTARGEALLAGL, encoded by the coding sequence CTGAGCAACCCCGCGATCGACCCCGAGGGCCTGGCCTGGACCCGGGTCTCGCCCAAGCACCTCTCCGTGGTGGTGCTCTCCACCCTCCTCAGCACCCTCTTCTGGCTCGCCGCCCTCGGCTGGCCGGCGGTGCTGGCGGCCACGGGCGTGTGGTCCGGCGCCCCCCTGGGCCTGCTGCTGCTGCCGCCCGCGGCCGTCCTGGCGGCCGGGCTGCTCTCCGTGCTCCTGGCCCCGCGGCGGGTCCGGGCGATCGGCTACGCCGAGCGCGGCGAGGACCTGCTCGTGCGGCGCGGCCTGCTCTACCAGCGGGTCACGGTGATCCCCTACGGCCGGATGCAGTACGTGGACGTGTCGGTCTCCCCGCTGCAGCGCAGCTTCGGCCTGGCCACCGTGAAGCTGCACACCGCCGCCGTGGGCAGCCACGCCGAGATCCCGGGGGTGGAGCACGCCGAGGCGTCCCGGCTGCGCGAGCGGCTCACCGCGCGCGGCGAGGCCCTCCTGGCGGGCCTGTGA
- the folB gene encoding dihydroneopterin aldolase: protein MNRVPREDADAARMRAGDRAGRQHVPVSTTRAPDRRDRINLLGIGAVGYHGVFDQEKRSGQPFFVDLVMYLDLAAAGASDDVALTAHYGEVAEEVRDIVIGPSVNLLETLADQVARRLLARFPLDAVEVTVHKPKAPIEVTFSDVSVTIYRER from the coding sequence GTGAACCGCGTGCCGCGCGAGGACGCGGACGCCGCCCGGATGCGCGCCGGGGACCGGGCCGGCCGCCAGCACGTCCCGGTGTCCACCACCAGGGCCCCCGACCGCCGGGACCGGATCAACCTCCTGGGCATCGGCGCGGTGGGCTACCACGGCGTCTTCGACCAGGAGAAGCGCAGCGGCCAGCCCTTCTTCGTGGACCTCGTCATGTACCTGGACCTGGCCGCGGCGGGGGCCTCGGACGACGTCGCCCTGACCGCCCACTACGGCGAGGTCGCCGAGGAGGTGCGGGACATCGTCATCGGCCCCAGCGTCAACCTGCTCGAGACCCTCGCCGACCAGGTCGCCCGGCGGCTGCTCGCCCGCTTCCCGCTCGACGCGGTGGAGGTCACCGTGCACAAGCCCAAGGCGCCCATCGAGGTGACGTTCTCCGACGTCTCCGTCACGATCTACCGGGAGCGCTGA
- the folP gene encoding dihydropteroate synthase, with the protein MTPPLRTDPAHRPSGWGSFENLPTGRTLVMGILNVTPDSFSDGGEHAGHEAAIAHGLRMLAEGADIVDVGGESTRPGSERIDPAEERRRILPVVEALAAAGAVLSVDTLHAGTAEAVLDAGAHIVNDVSGLRASQDMIDLVAERQAPYVLMHARGLPDVQDSRAVYHDVAGEVLGELEALTERCLAAGLAPEKLVLDPGLGFDKRGAQNWELLRALPRFTATGHKVLVAASRKRFLGTLLEQDGAPRPAAGRDAATAAISALSAHAGAWCVRVHAVRPSADAVAAAHAWRGVEPALLRPAADAGVLPASSGADR; encoded by the coding sequence ATGACGCCCCCCCTCCGCACCGACCCCGCGCACCGGCCCTCCGGCTGGGGCTCCTTCGAGAACCTGCCCACCGGGCGCACGCTGGTCATGGGCATCCTCAACGTCACCCCCGACTCCTTCAGCGACGGCGGCGAGCACGCCGGGCACGAGGCCGCGATCGCGCACGGGCTGCGCATGCTCGCCGAGGGCGCCGACATCGTCGACGTCGGGGGCGAGTCCACCCGGCCCGGCTCCGAGCGGATCGACCCCGCCGAGGAGCGGCGCCGGATCCTGCCCGTGGTCGAGGCCCTCGCCGCCGCGGGCGCGGTGCTCAGCGTCGACACCCTCCACGCCGGGACCGCCGAGGCCGTCCTGGACGCCGGGGCGCACATCGTCAACGACGTCTCGGGGCTGCGCGCGAGCCAGGACATGATCGACCTGGTCGCCGAGCGGCAGGCCCCCTACGTCCTCATGCACGCCCGCGGCCTGCCCGACGTGCAGGACTCCCGGGCCGTCTACCACGACGTGGCCGGGGAGGTGCTCGGGGAGCTCGAGGCGCTGACGGAGCGCTGCCTGGCCGCCGGCCTGGCCCCCGAGAAGCTGGTCCTGGACCCCGGGCTGGGCTTCGACAAGCGCGGGGCGCAGAACTGGGAGCTGCTCCGGGCGCTGCCGCGCTTCACGGCCACCGGCCACAAGGTGCTCGTGGCGGCGTCCCGCAAGCGCTTCCTCGGCACCCTGCTCGAGCAGGACGGCGCACCGCGCCCCGCGGCCGGGCGGGACGCGGCGACGGCCGCGATCAGCGCGCTGTCCGCCCACGCGGGCGCGTGGTGCGTGCGCGTCCACGCCGTGCGCCCGAGCGCCGACGCCGTGGCCGCCGCGCACGCCTGGCGCGGCGTGGAGCCGGCCCTGCTGCGCCCCGCCGCCGACGCCGGCGTGCTGCCGGCGTCCTCCGGAGCGGACCGGTGA
- the folE gene encoding GTP cyclohydrolase I FolE — MERQPVASADSRPVRQTPPHRQIPKEGALPHEARTKQTSAHDLRAEAFDPPYPDPAPALEAGAGAVDQPRVAAAVRELLLAIGDDPDRDGLQGTPGRVARAYAEMFAGLHQDPAEILGTTFDIGHSEMVLVKDIPFYSTCEHHLVPFHGHAHVGYIPGHDGMVTGLSKLARLVDLFARRPQVQERLTTQVVEAIMEHLQPAGVIVVVECEHLCMSMRGVRKPGAKTVTSAVRGQLREPATRAEAMSLILGR, encoded by the coding sequence ATGGAGCGACAGCCGGTCGCGTCCGCCGACTCCCGTCCCGTCCGGCAGACCCCGCCGCACCGGCAGATCCCGAAGGAGGGCGCGTTGCCCCACGAGGCCCGCACGAAGCAGACGAGCGCGCACGACCTGCGCGCGGAGGCGTTCGACCCGCCGTACCCCGACCCCGCCCCCGCGCTGGAGGCCGGCGCCGGGGCGGTCGACCAGCCGCGCGTCGCGGCGGCCGTGCGCGAGCTGCTGCTGGCGATCGGCGATGACCCGGACCGGGACGGCCTGCAGGGCACCCCGGGGCGCGTGGCGCGGGCGTACGCGGAGATGTTCGCGGGCCTGCACCAGGACCCCGCCGAGATCCTCGGGACGACCTTCGACATCGGCCACTCCGAGATGGTCCTCGTCAAGGACATCCCCTTCTACTCGACCTGCGAGCACCACCTCGTCCCGTTCCACGGGCACGCCCACGTGGGCTACATCCCCGGCCACGACGGGATGGTCACCGGCCTGAGCAAGCTCGCCCGCCTCGTGGACCTCTTCGCCCGCCGGCCCCAGGTCCAGGAGCGGCTGACCACCCAGGTGGTGGAGGCGATCATGGAGCACCTCCAGCCGGCCGGGGTGATCGTGGTGGTCGAGTGCGAGCACCTGTGCATGTCCATGCGCGGGGTGCGCAAGCCGGGCGCCAAGACCGTCACCTCGGCCGTGCGCGGACAGCTGCGCGAGCCCGCCACCCGCGCCGAGGCGATGAGCCTCATCCTGGGGCGCTGA
- a CDS encoding DUF3180 domain-containing protein has protein sequence MHVLTVPALLMCAAAAGAVGWTANRLSTGAGGPLLILPWASLAALAAVAAALLVLGVRVKRHQDGARPERFDPLVAARTAAGAQAVAWAGAMLTGWHAAVAVEQLALVTVRSEQGPLWASLVHAGAGLVLVVVGWIVEGFCKLPPDDPDAEEGAEYRRGRQKELPEGEGGYAREIRPRARRRPRGGDAR, from the coding sequence GTGCACGTGCTCACGGTCCCGGCGCTGCTGATGTGCGCCGCCGCCGCAGGCGCCGTCGGCTGGACCGCCAACCGGCTGTCCACGGGCGCGGGCGGGCCGCTGCTGATCCTGCCGTGGGCCTCGCTCGCGGCCCTCGCCGCCGTGGCCGCGGCCCTGCTGGTGCTGGGCGTGCGGGTCAAGCGGCACCAGGACGGAGCGCGCCCGGAGCGTTTCGACCCGCTCGTGGCCGCCCGCACCGCGGCCGGCGCGCAGGCGGTGGCCTGGGCGGGGGCGATGCTGACCGGCTGGCACGCCGCCGTGGCCGTCGAGCAGCTCGCGCTGGTGACCGTGCGCTCCGAGCAGGGCCCGCTGTGGGCCAGCCTGGTGCACGCCGGGGCCGGGCTCGTGCTCGTGGTGGTGGGCTGGATCGTGGAGGGCTTCTGCAAGCTGCCGCCGGACGATCCCGACGCGGAGGAGGGCGCCGAGTACCGTAGGGGGCGGCAGAAGGAGCTTCCCGAGGGAGAAGGTGGTTATGCCCGAGAGATCCGCCCACGGGCCCGTCGGCGGCCCCGTGGCGGGGACGCCCGGTGA
- the folK gene encoding 2-amino-4-hydroxy-6-hydroxymethyldihydropteridine diphosphokinase has protein sequence MGTRAVLALGANLGDREATLRGAALELAAHPRITLVRASPIVRSRPVGGPAGQGDYLNAVVEVETELSPFGLLRACQEVEERHHRTRTQRWGPRTLDVDIVVYGDLRLDEPDLTVPHLRAGTRAFVLVPWALMDPGATLEGRSVAELARRAEDLGGLGPDTIPLLPEDPAPGGDGD, from the coding sequence GTGGGCACCCGGGCCGTCCTCGCCCTCGGCGCCAACCTCGGCGACCGGGAGGCCACCCTCCGCGGCGCCGCCCTCGAGCTGGCCGCCCACCCGCGGATCACGCTGGTCCGCGCCTCGCCCATCGTGCGCTCCCGGCCGGTCGGCGGACCGGCCGGCCAGGGGGACTACCTGAACGCGGTCGTCGAGGTGGAGACCGAGCTGAGCCCCTTCGGGCTGCTGCGGGCGTGCCAGGAGGTGGAGGAGCGCCACCACCGGACCCGGACGCAGCGCTGGGGCCCGCGCACCCTCGACGTCGACATCGTGGTCTACGGGGACCTGCGCCTGGACGAGCCGGACCTCACCGTGCCCCACCTGCGCGCCGGCACCCGCGCGTTCGTGCTCGTGCCCTGGGCCCTCATGGACCCCGGCGCGACGCTCGAGGGGCGCAGCGTCGCCGAGCTGGCCCGCCGGGCGGAGGACCTCGGCGGCCTGGGGCCGGACACGATCCCCCTGCTGCCCGAGGACCCCGCTCCCGGCGGGGACGGGGACTGA